Proteins co-encoded in one Gossypium arboreum isolate Shixiya-1 chromosome 11, ASM2569848v2, whole genome shotgun sequence genomic window:
- the LOC108473510 gene encoding eukaryotic translation initiation factor 3 subunit A-like encodes MANFAKPENALKRAEELINVGQKQDALQALHNLITSKRYRAWQKPLERIMFKYVELCVDMRKGRFAKDGLIQYRIVCQHVNVSSLEEVIKHFMHLSTQKAEQARSQAEALEEALDVDDLEADKRPQDLMLSYVSGEKGKDRSDRELVTPWFKFLWETYRTVLEILRNNSKLEALYAMTAHRAFQFCKQYKRTTEFRRLCEIIRNHLANLNKYKDQRDRPDLSAPESLQLYLDTRFEQLKIATELGLWQEAFRSVEDIHGLMSIVKKTPKASLMVVYYAKLTEIFWISSSHLYHAYAWLNLFSLQKSFNKNLSQKDLQLIASSVVLAALSVTPYNQTRGASHLEVENEKERNLRMSNLIGFNLESKLENREVLSRSAVLTELVSKGVLSCATQEVKDLYHLLENDFLPLDVASKIHPLLMKISKLGGKLTSASSVPEVQLSQYVPSLERLATLRLLKQVSQLYETMKIESLSQMIPFCEFSMVEKISVDAVKHNFIAMKVDHMKGAVLFGNMGLESDKLQDHLTVFAESLNKARSMIYPAPKKASKLYEVLPGLGEIVDKEHRRLLARKSIIEKRKEEQERQLLEMEREEESKRQHLLKKTEEAEKKRLAAMFEQQRAERIRKEIEERELEEAQALLQETEKHLKRGKKKPILDGEKLTKQTLIERALSEQLKERQEQEKRLQKVAKTMDHLERAKREEAAPLIEAAFQRRLVEEKVLHEREQQLEVELSRQRHDGDLKEKNRLARMLENKMIFQERVISRRQAEFDQRRVEREERIKQIIQARKQERDIKRKKIFYVRSEEERIKKMREEEEAHKREEAERRRKEEAEHKAKMDEIAEKQRQRERELEEKERLRREALLGRAPEGISRPSEIPAGSHTTEPVVVAPAAAAAAPAPGKYVPRFRRERPESSGPASPSEPDRWGKPAPSEPDRWAAGSRAPPLQSDRWTSGSRAPPQDSDRLAGGGSRATPPDSNRFGGGSGNSKAEPWRSSRARNPQRG; translated from the exons ATGGCGAATTTTGCGAAACCAGAGAATGCCTTGAAGAGAGCTGAAG AGTTGATTAATGTTGGGCAGAAGCAAGATGCTTTGCAGGCTCTTCACAATCTAATAACTTCAAAGAGATACAGAGCTTGGCAGAAGCCGCTTGAAAGGATCATGTTTAAATATGTAGAGCTGTGTGTTGACATGCGGAAGGGCCGTTTTGCCAAGGATGGCCTGATTCAATATCGTATTGTATGTCAACATGTGAATGTCAGTTCTCTGGAGGAAGTGATCAAGCACTTCATGCATCTTTCTACTCAGAAAGCCGAGCAGGCTCGAAGCCAGGCAGAAGCCTTAGAAGAAGCATTAGATGTTGATGACCTTGAAGCTGATAAAAGGCCACAAGATTTAATGTTAAGCTATGTCAGTGGAGAGAAAGGAAAGGATAGGTCTGATCGTGAACTTGTTACTCCTTGGTTCAAGTTTCTCTGGGAGACCTATAGAACAGTGCTTGAAATATTGCGGAACAATTCCAAGTTAGAAGCACTCTATGCG ATGACAGCACATCGGGCATTCCAGTTTTGCAAGCAGTATAAACGAACAACAGAGTTCCGAAGGTTGTGTGAGATTATAAGGAATCATTTAGCAAATCTAAATAAATATAAAGACCAGAGGGACAGACCTGATCTTTCAGCACCTGAAAGCTTGCAACTGTACCTTGATACGAGATTTGAGCAGCTAAAGATTGCTACTGAACTTGGACTCTGGCAG GAAGCTTTTCGTTCTGTTGAAGATATTCATGGATTGATGTCCATTGTCAAGAAAACTCCCAAGGCTTCCTTGATGGTGGTTTATTATGCCAAGTTAACTGAAATATTCTGGATTTCAAGCAGCCATCTTTATCATGCTTATGCATGGTTAAACCTATTTTCACTTCAAAAAAGCTTTAATAAAAACTTAAGTCAGAAGGACTTGCAGTTGATAGCATCATCAGTTGTTTTGGCTGCACTGTCAGTTACCCCTTACAATCAAACACGTGGTGCATCACACTTGGAAGTTGAAAATGAGAAAGAACGCAACCTTCGAATGTCAAATCTTATAGGATTTAATCTTGAATCTAAACTTGAGAACAGAGAAGTG TTGTCAAGGTCTGCAGTTCTCACAGAGCTG GTATCCAAAGGTGTACTTAGTTGTGCAACTCAAGAAGTGAAAGATCTTTACCATCTTTTAGAAAATGATTTTCTCCCTCTTGATGTTGCATCTAAGATACATCCATTGTTGATGAAAATATCAAAGCTGGGTGGGAAGCTGACTTCAGCTTCGTCTGTACCCGAGGTTCAACTCTCTCAATATGTTCCTTCCCTTGAAAGGCTTGCTACCCTCAGATTGCTTAAGCAG GTTTCCCAACTTTACGAGACAATGAAAATTGAGAGTCTGTCTCAGATGATCCCCTTTTGTGAATTTTCTATGGTTGAAAAGATTTCTGTTGATGCTGTGAAACATAATTTCATAGCCATGAAAGTTGACCACATGAAAGGCGCTGTGCTGTTTGGTAATATG GGTCTTGAATCTGACAAGCTTCAAGATCACTTGACTGTTTTTGCCGAGTCTTTGAATAAAGCAAGATCAATGATATATCCCGCTCCAAAGAAAGCATCAAAGCTGTATGAAGTTTTACCAGGGTTAGGGGAAATTGTAGACAAGGAACACAGAAGACTTCTTGCACGGAAATCAATCATtgagaaaagaaaggaagaacaAGAGCGTCAACTATTGGAAATG gaACGTGAGGAGGAGTCAAAGAGGCAGCATTTGCTGAAGAAAACTGAAGAAGCAGAAAAGAAGAGGCTTGCTGCTATGTTTGAACAACAACGAGCTGAAAGAATTCGTAAGGAAATAGAGGAGCGGGAGCTTGAAGAAGCACAGGCACTACTACAGGAAACTGAAAAGCATTTAAAAAGAGGGAAAAAGAAGCCAATTTTGGATGGG GAGAAATTAACAAAGCAAACCTTGATCGAGCGGGCTTTGAGTGAGCAGCTCAAGGAGAGGCAGGAACAGGAGAAGAGACTGCAAAAAGTTGCTAAAACAATGGACCATCTAGAAAGGGCAAAGAGAGAGGAAGCAGCCCCCTTGATTGAAGCTGCTTTTCAACGGAGATTGGTAGAAGAGAAGGTGCTTCATGAACGTGAGCAACAG CTGGAAGTTGAGTTGAGCAGACAGCGCCATGATGGGGACTTGAAAGAGAAGAATAGGCTGGCACGTATGCTAGAAAACAAG ATGATTTTCCAGGAAAGAGTAATAAGTCGTCGGCAAGCTGAGTTTGACCAGAGGAGAGTAGAGAGAGAGGAGAGGATCAAACAAATAATTCAGGCCCGGAAGCAGGAAAGAGATATTAAgagaaagaaaatattttatgtgAGGTCTGAGGAGGAGAGAATAAAGAAGATGCGCGAAGAGGAGGAGGCTCATAAACGTgaag AGGCTGAGAGGCGGAGGAAAGAAGAAGCTGAGCACAAAGCAAAAATGGATGAGATTGCTGAAAAGCAAAGACAAAGAGAGCGTGAATTGGAAGAGAAAGAGAGGCTGAGGCGAGAAGCTCTCTTGGGAAGGGCACCGGAGGGGATCTCTAGGCCTTCTGAAATTCCTGCTGGGTCCCACACAACCGAGCCTGTAGTTGTGGCTccagctgctgctgctgctgctccAGCTCCTGGGAAATATGTTCCTAGGTTCCGGCGAGAAAGGCCTGAAAGCTCTGGTCCAGCTTCACCTTCTGAACCTGATCGATGGGGCAAGCCAGCACCCTCGGAACCTGACCGATGGGCTGCTGGTAGCAGGGCTCCTCCACTCCAATCTGATCGCTGGACTAGTGGCAGTAGGGCTCCACCTCAGGATTCTGATCGTTTGGCAGGTGGTGGTAGCAGAGCTACACCTCCAGATTCGAATCGTTTTGGTGGTGGTAGTGGGAACAGCAAGGCAGAACCCTGGCGATCTTCAAGGGCCAGGAACCCACAACGCGGTTGA